From Agromyces sp. SYSU T00194, a single genomic window includes:
- a CDS encoding dihydrolipoamide acetyltransferase family protein, which produces MTEMQFPLPDVGEGLTEAEIVSWRVAPGDRIELDQVFVEIETAKSLVELPSPTEGVVSALLVEVGQTVDVGTPIVTVQTDAASGMQSDASAPAPSEAAQVAADTASTVASEPEPEASGAVLVGHGSSGPASSRRKRHPAPPVAHEHFAEPAPAPAAGAPTKLAGPRPDSDVPVIAKPPIRKLAKDLGVDLNRVTATGPIGEITRDDVIREASQASVFRNIQTPETPSDREHRVPVKGVRKAIASAMVESAYSAPHVSVFVDVDATRTMEYVKRLKASPDFAGVKVSPLLIMAKAMIWAVRRNPTVNAQWTDREIVVKHYVNLGVAAATPRGLIVPNVKEAQAMSMVELATALEQLTLTAREGKTQPPEMQGGTITVTNIGVFGMDTGTPILNPGEVAIVALGTIKQKPWVVDGEVRPRFVTTIGASFDHRVVDGDVASRFLADVASIIEEPALLLE; this is translated from the coding sequence ATGACCGAGATGCAGTTCCCCCTCCCCGACGTCGGCGAGGGGCTCACCGAGGCCGAGATCGTGTCGTGGCGCGTCGCGCCGGGCGACCGCATCGAGCTCGACCAGGTGTTCGTCGAGATCGAGACCGCCAAGTCGCTCGTCGAGTTGCCGAGCCCGACCGAGGGCGTGGTCAGCGCGCTGCTCGTGGAGGTCGGCCAGACCGTCGACGTGGGCACCCCGATCGTGACGGTGCAGACGGATGCCGCGAGCGGCATGCAGTCCGACGCGAGCGCGCCCGCGCCGTCGGAGGCCGCCCAGGTCGCCGCGGACACCGCGTCGACCGTCGCGTCGGAGCCCGAGCCCGAGGCATCCGGCGCCGTGCTCGTCGGTCACGGGAGCTCGGGGCCCGCGTCGAGCCGCCGCAAGCGGCACCCCGCTCCCCCCGTGGCGCACGAGCACTTCGCCGAGCCCGCCCCCGCACCCGCGGCGGGTGCGCCGACGAAGCTCGCCGGCCCGCGTCCAGACTCCGACGTGCCGGTCATCGCGAAGCCGCCGATCCGCAAGCTCGCCAAGGACCTCGGGGTCGACCTGAACCGGGTGACCGCGACGGGCCCGATCGGCGAGATCACGCGCGACGACGTGATCCGCGAGGCGAGCCAGGCGAGCGTCTTCCGCAACATCCAGACGCCCGAGACGCCCTCCGACCGCGAGCACCGCGTGCCCGTCAAGGGCGTGCGCAAGGCCATCGCCTCGGCGATGGTCGAGAGTGCATACTCCGCGCCGCATGTGAGCGTGTTCGTCGACGTCGACGCGACCCGCACGATGGAGTACGTGAAGCGTCTGAAGGCCTCCCCCGACTTCGCGGGCGTCAAGGTGTCGCCACTGCTCATCATGGCCAAGGCGATGATCTGGGCCGTGCGGCGCAACCCGACGGTGAACGCGCAGTGGACCGACCGGGAGATCGTGGTCAAGCACTACGTCAACCTCGGCGTGGCGGCCGCGACGCCCCGCGGGCTCATCGTGCCGAACGTCAAGGAGGCGCAGGCGATGAGCATGGTGGAGCTCGCCACGGCGCTCGAGCAGCTGACCCTCACGGCCCGCGAGGGCAAGACGCAGCCTCCCGAGATGCAGGGCGGCACCATCACGGTGACGAACATCGGCGTGTTCGGCATGGACACCGGCACCCCGATCCTGAACCCCGGCGAGGTGGCCATCGTCGCGCTCGGCACGATCAAGCAGAAGCCGTGGGTCGTCGACGGGGAGGTGCGTCCGCGCTTCGTGACGACGATCGGGGCGTCGTTCGACCACCGCGTGGTCGACGGCGACGTGGCGTCGCGATTCCTCGCCGACGTCGCGTCGATCATCGAGGAGCCGGCGCTCCTGCTGGAGTGA
- a CDS encoding alpha-ketoacid dehydrogenase subunit beta has protein sequence MPMGKAINAGLREALAGDPKVLLMGEDIGPLGGVFRVTEGLHAEFGSDRVIDSPLAESGIVGTAIGLAMRGYRPVLEIQFDGFVFPAFDQITTQLARQNLRHDGRMPMPIVIRIPYGGHIGSIEHHQESPEAYFTHTPGLRVVSPSSPHDAYWMIQEAIASNDPVVFFEPKSRYWPKGPVDLDHAGIELHASRVMRRGTDVTVVGHGAMIATLLQAADIAEQEGRSLEVVDLRSLSPIDYGPLVDSVQRTGRLVVAQEAAGFTSLGSEVAATIAERCFYSLEAPVLRVSGFDTPFPPAALEADFLPSPDRVLEAVDRALAY, from the coding sequence ATGCCGATGGGCAAGGCCATCAACGCCGGGCTGCGCGAGGCGCTCGCCGGCGACCCCAAGGTGCTGCTCATGGGCGAGGACATCGGCCCGCTCGGCGGCGTCTTCCGCGTGACCGAGGGCCTGCACGCCGAGTTCGGCTCCGACCGGGTCATCGACTCGCCCCTCGCCGAGTCGGGCATCGTGGGCACCGCGATCGGACTGGCCATGCGCGGCTACCGGCCGGTGCTCGAGATCCAGTTCGACGGCTTCGTCTTCCCGGCGTTCGACCAGATCACCACCCAGCTCGCCCGCCAGAACCTGCGCCACGACGGCCGGATGCCGATGCCGATCGTGATCCGCATCCCCTACGGCGGCCACATCGGCTCGATCGAGCACCACCAGGAGAGCCCGGAGGCGTACTTCACGCACACGCCGGGCCTGCGCGTGGTGAGCCCGTCGTCGCCGCACGACGCCTACTGGATGATCCAGGAGGCGATCGCCTCGAACGACCCGGTCGTCTTCTTCGAGCCGAAGAGCCGGTACTGGCCGAAGGGCCCGGTCGACCTCGACCACGCGGGCATCGAGCTGCATGCCAGTCGGGTCATGCGTCGCGGCACCGACGTCACGGTGGTGGGACACGGCGCCATGATCGCGACGCTGCTGCAGGCGGCCGACATCGCCGAGCAGGAGGGACGCAGCCTGGAGGTCGTCGACCTCCGCTCGCTCTCCCCCATCGACTACGGCCCCCTGGTCGACTCCGTGCAACGCACGGGCCGGCTCGTCGTCGCACAGGAGGCCGCCGGGTTCACCAGCCTCGGCTCCGAGGTCGCGGCGACGATCGCCGAGCGCTGCTTCTACTCGCTCGAGGCGCCCGTGCTGCGGGTCTCCGGCTTCGACACCCCGTTCCCGCCCGCCGCCCTGGAGGCGGACTTCCTGCCGAGCCCCGATCGCGTGCTCGAGGCCGTCGACCGCGCACTCGCCTACTGA
- a CDS encoding thiamine pyrophosphate-dependent dehydrogenase E1 component subunit alpha, which produces MVQILTPEGVIAPSADAEPYLELVEGLDDAMLEQFYRDMVRSRRVDVVGANLQRQGQLALWVPSNGQEAAQVGSAHAARRQDHIFPAYREHAVGMIRGLDPVRIMALLRGATLGGWDPAENGNFHLYTLVLASQTLHATGYAMGLRFDGLVGTGDPDVDTAVLVYFGDGSTSQGDANEALVFGSSFQTPEVFFIQNNHWAISVPVERQSRVPLARRGYGFGMPGIRIDGNDVLASYAVTRTAMEQARSGSGPSLIEALTYRMGAHTTADDPTKYRPEGELESWIARDPITRYRTWLEGRGASAQFFDDVAAEADDYAADVRRRALELTAPSRDQIFAHVYAEPHPLMAQQAEWLERYESGFEGGAV; this is translated from the coding sequence ATGGTGCAGATCCTCACGCCCGAGGGCGTGATCGCCCCGAGCGCCGACGCCGAGCCCTACCTGGAGCTCGTCGAGGGCCTCGACGACGCGATGCTCGAGCAGTTCTATCGCGACATGGTGCGCTCGCGCCGCGTCGACGTGGTGGGCGCCAACCTGCAGCGCCAGGGCCAGCTCGCGCTCTGGGTTCCGAGCAACGGGCAGGAGGCCGCGCAGGTCGGCTCGGCGCACGCCGCGCGTCGGCAGGACCACATCTTCCCCGCGTACCGCGAGCACGCCGTCGGCATGATCCGCGGCCTCGACCCGGTGCGCATCATGGCGCTCCTGCGCGGCGCCACGCTCGGCGGCTGGGACCCGGCCGAGAACGGCAACTTCCACCTCTACACGCTGGTGCTGGCGTCGCAGACGCTGCACGCCACCGGGTACGCCATGGGCCTGCGCTTCGACGGGCTCGTCGGCACGGGCGACCCCGACGTCGACACCGCGGTGCTCGTCTACTTCGGCGACGGGTCGACCTCGCAGGGCGACGCGAACGAGGCGCTCGTCTTCGGGTCGAGCTTCCAGACCCCCGAGGTCTTCTTCATCCAGAACAACCACTGGGCCATCTCGGTGCCGGTCGAGCGCCAGTCGCGGGTGCCGCTCGCGCGGCGCGGGTACGGCTTCGGCATGCCGGGCATCCGCATCGACGGCAACGACGTGCTCGCGAGCTACGCGGTCACGCGCACCGCGATGGAGCAGGCGCGATCCGGCTCGGGGCCGAGCCTGATCGAGGCGCTCACCTACCGCATGGGCGCGCACACGACCGCCGACGACCCCACCAAGTACCGCCCGGAGGGCGAGCTCGAGTCGTGGATCGCGCGCGACCCGATCACGCGGTACCGCACGTGGCTCGAGGGTCGCGGCGCGTCCGCGCAGTTCTTCGACGACGTCGCCGCCGAGGCCGACGACTACGCCGCGGACGTGCGGCGCCGCGCGCTCGAGCTGACCGCACCGTCGCGCGACCAGATCTTCGCGCACGTGTACGCGGAGCCGCATCCGCTCATGGCGCAGCAGGCGGAGTGGCTCGAGCGCTACGAGTCCGGCTTCGAGGGAGGTGCGGTATGA
- a CDS encoding histidinol-phosphate transaminase, producing MSDAPDPAAPVRLRPEIAALPAYRQGRPAPAAGHKLSSNENPFDPLPGVIGAVAAAAEYNRYPDATALALREALAARYGRSVDEVHIGAGSVALLSQLILATSGPGDEVVYSWRSFEAYPGLVTVAGATSRAVPNRPDAGHDIDALIAAVTDATRLLIVCSPNNPTGTIVTADEFDRLMAAVPSDLLVVLDEAYAEFVTDPDAVDGIPLLDRHPNLVVLRTFSKAYGLAALRVGYALGGAAVLDAARSTAIPLSVTAQSVAGALASLDAEDALLERVRHIAMRRDALRAALRAQGWDVPVAQGNFVWLPAGEATAAVAERLFDAGLVTRAFPPEGIRISVGEEESVDKLLAVLDELVDMPQEGPST from the coding sequence GTGAGCGACGCCCCAGACCCCGCCGCGCCCGTCCGACTGCGGCCGGAGATCGCCGCGCTCCCCGCCTATCGCCAGGGTCGACCGGCGCCCGCGGCGGGGCACAAGCTCTCGAGCAACGAGAACCCGTTCGATCCGCTGCCCGGCGTGATCGGCGCCGTCGCCGCGGCGGCCGAGTACAACCGGTACCCCGACGCCACGGCCCTGGCGCTGCGCGAGGCGCTCGCCGCCCGGTACGGACGCAGCGTCGACGAGGTGCACATCGGTGCGGGCTCGGTCGCGCTCCTCAGCCAGCTCATCCTCGCCACGTCGGGGCCGGGCGACGAGGTCGTCTACTCGTGGCGCTCGTTCGAGGCCTACCCGGGCCTCGTGACCGTCGCGGGTGCGACGAGCCGTGCCGTGCCCAACCGCCCGGACGCGGGGCACGACATCGATGCGCTGATCGCGGCGGTGACGGATGCCACGCGACTGCTGATCGTCTGCTCCCCCAACAACCCCACCGGCACGATCGTGACCGCGGACGAGTTCGATCGGCTGATGGCCGCCGTGCCGTCCGACCTGCTCGTCGTGCTCGACGAGGCGTACGCGGAGTTCGTGACCGACCCCGACGCCGTCGACGGCATCCCGCTGCTGGACCGCCACCCGAACCTGGTCGTGCTGCGCACGTTCTCGAAGGCGTACGGCCTCGCCGCGCTCCGGGTCGGCTACGCCCTCGGCGGGGCGGCCGTGCTCGACGCCGCCCGCTCGACCGCGATCCCCCTGTCGGTGACCGCCCAGTCGGTCGCCGGTGCGCTCGCGTCGCTCGACGCGGAGGACGCGCTGCTCGAGCGGGTGCGCCACATCGCGATGCGTCGTGACGCGCTGCGGGCCGCGCTGCGGGCCCAGGGCTGGGACGTGCCCGTCGCACAGGGGAACTTCGTCTGGCTGCCCGCGGGCGAGGCCACGGCGGCGGTCGCCGAGCGCCTGTTCGATGCCGGTCTCGTCACCCGGGCGTTCCCGCCGGAGGGCATCCGCATCTCCGTCGGCGAGGAGGAGAGTGTCGACAAGCTCCTAGCCGTTCTGGACGAGCTTGTCGACATGCCACAAGAAGGCCCCTCCACCTAG
- a CDS encoding phage holin family protein yields the protein MRFLLKIIVNAVALWLTTLIVSGVSVEPYEDTTLAWVLTYLLVALIFGLVNGVIGTVLHIIAFPLYVLTLGLLALIVNGLLFLLVGWISSLMGFGLVVDGFWWGVLGAIVVAIISWILGLILRPVTRD from the coding sequence ATGCGCTTCCTGCTGAAGATCATCGTCAACGCGGTCGCCCTCTGGCTCACCACCCTGATCGTCTCGGGCGTGAGCGTCGAGCCGTACGAGGACACGACGCTGGCCTGGGTGCTGACGTACCTGCTCGTCGCCCTCATCTTCGGTCTCGTCAACGGCGTCATCGGCACGGTGCTGCACATCATCGCGTTCCCGCTGTACGTGCTCACCCTCGGGTTGCTCGCCCTGATCGTCAACGGCCTGCTGTTCCTGCTCGTCGGCTGGATCAGCAGCCTGATGGGCTTCGGGCTCGTGGTGGACGGGTTCTGGTGGGGCGTGCTCGGGGCGATCGTCGTCGCGATCATCTCCTGGATCCTCGGGCTGATCCTCCGCCCGGTCACGCGCGACTGA
- a CDS encoding low molecular weight protein-tyrosine-phosphatase, which produces MGVMLRSEPSTPPRFRVCFVCTGNICRSPMAEVVLRSLADRAGLGDRLEIDSAATGDWHVGEQADLRTIAALERHGYDGSQHRAQQFDATRFAELDLVVAFDRSQARILRNWAPTERDHAKVRMMLSFDPELAQLQDVPDPYYSDDAMFDRVLGMIERSSLALFRQLAPALRQGTR; this is translated from the coding sequence ATGGGAGTCATGCTGCGTTCGGAGCCGAGCACCCCACCACGGTTCCGTGTCTGCTTCGTCTGCACCGGCAACATCTGCCGCTCGCCCATGGCCGAGGTCGTGCTGCGGAGCCTCGCGGATCGCGCCGGGCTCGGCGACCGCCTCGAGATCGACTCGGCCGCCACCGGCGACTGGCACGTGGGCGAGCAGGCCGACCTGCGCACGATCGCGGCGCTCGAGCGGCACGGCTACGACGGCTCCCAGCACCGGGCCCAGCAGTTCGACGCCACCCGCTTCGCCGAGCTCGACCTGGTCGTGGCGTTCGACCGCTCGCAGGCCCGCATCCTGCGCAACTGGGCGCCCACCGAGCGCGACCACGCGAAGGTGCGCATGATGCTGAGCTTCGACCCCGAGCTGGCCCAGCTGCAGGACGTCCCCGACCCCTACTACTCCGACGATGCGATGTTCGACCGGGTTCTTGGGATGATAGAGCGGTCGTCGCTGGCGCTCTTCCGCCAGCTCGCACCCGCACTCAGACAGGGAACCAGATGA
- the purB gene encoding adenylosuccinate lyase gives MSNLPPQPLSPLDGRYRPAVVELGEHLSEAGLNRARVHVEVEWLIAQTDHGFFGASALTDSQKAALRAVVADFGQADIDELAELEATTRHDVKAVEYYVRRRLASLGLDSIAELTHFACTSEDINNLSYAVTVRDAVADAWLPKFDAVIDALADLARAHRDDAMLSRTHGQPATPSTMGKELAVFVHRLRRIRSQVIDTEYLGKFSGATGTFAAHLVAAPDASWPEISREFVESLGLTWNPLTTQIESHDWQAELYARISHANRVLHNLATDIWTYISLGYFRQIPQAGATGSSTMPHKINPIRFENAEANLELSSAVLDSLAATLVTSRLQRDLTDSSAQRNIGLGLGHSMLALDNIRRGLGEIDLDRDALAADLDANWEILGEAIQTVVRAEVVAGRSSISDPYAMLKELTRGRRVGAAELAEFVSGLDIGDEAKQRLLALTPGGYTGLAGELVDFI, from the coding sequence ATGAGCAACCTCCCCCCGCAGCCACTCAGCCCGCTCGACGGGCGCTACCGTCCGGCGGTCGTCGAACTGGGGGAGCACCTCTCCGAGGCTGGGCTCAACCGGGCGCGCGTGCACGTCGAGGTCGAGTGGCTGATCGCGCAGACCGACCACGGCTTCTTCGGGGCATCCGCCCTGACCGATTCGCAGAAGGCCGCGCTGCGTGCGGTCGTCGCCGACTTCGGCCAGGCCGACATCGACGAGCTCGCCGAGCTCGAGGCCACCACCCGCCACGACGTGAAGGCCGTCGAGTACTACGTGCGCCGCCGCCTCGCCTCGCTCGGGCTCGACTCGATCGCCGAGCTCACGCACTTCGCCTGCACCAGCGAGGACATCAACAACCTCTCCTACGCGGTCACCGTGCGCGATGCGGTGGCGGATGCCTGGCTGCCGAAGTTCGACGCCGTCATCGACGCACTGGCCGACCTGGCCCGCGCCCACCGCGACGACGCGATGCTCTCGCGCACGCACGGCCAGCCGGCGACCCCGTCGACCATGGGCAAGGAACTCGCGGTGTTCGTGCACCGGCTCCGCCGCATCCGCTCGCAGGTCATCGACACCGAGTACCTGGGCAAGTTCTCGGGCGCGACCGGCACGTTCGCCGCGCACCTGGTTGCGGCACCGGATGCCTCGTGGCCCGAGATCTCGCGCGAGTTCGTCGAGTCGCTCGGGCTGACCTGGAACCCGCTCACCACCCAGATCGAGTCGCACGACTGGCAGGCCGAGCTCTATGCCCGCATCTCGCACGCGAACCGCGTGCTGCACAACCTCGCGACCGACATCTGGACCTACATCTCGCTCGGGTACTTCCGGCAGATCCCCCAAGCGGGCGCGACCGGGTCGTCGACCATGCCGCACAAGATCAACCCGATCCGGTTCGAGAACGCCGAGGCGAACCTCGAGCTGTCGTCGGCCGTGCTCGACTCGCTCGCCGCCACGCTCGTGACCTCGCGCCTGCAGCGCGACCTCACCGACTCGTCGGCGCAGCGCAACATCGGCCTCGGGCTCGGGCACTCGATGCTCGCGCTCGACAACATCCGCCGCGGGCTCGGCGAGATCGACCTCGACCGCGACGCCCTCGCGGCCGACCTCGACGCGAACTGGGAGATCCTCGGCGAGGCGATCCAGACCGTCGTGCGCGCCGAGGTCGTCGCCGGGCGCTCGTCGATCAGCGACCCGTACGCGATGCTCAAGGAGCTCACCCGCGGGCGGCGCGTCGGCGCGGCCGAGCTGGCCGAGTTCGTGTCGGGCCTCGACATCGGCGACGAGGCGAAGCAGCGCCTGCTCGCGCTCACGCCGGGCGGCTACACGGGCCTCGCGGGCGAGCTGGTCGACTTCATCTGA
- a CDS encoding ABC transporter ATP-binding protein: MSSTPSDDDQQHPGPSRRDVLRPVELVGGSALAAVFVGVIVLMTTREWQLTAISAGIVFIVVLVVLAMFALTFKDDEAIDPRDESPDPGEEPPGH; encoded by the coding sequence ATGAGCTCCACCCCATCCGACGACGACCAGCAGCACCCCGGCCCGAGCCGGCGCGACGTGCTGCGCCCGGTCGAGCTGGTCGGCGGCTCGGCGCTCGCCGCGGTGTTCGTCGGCGTCATCGTGCTGATGACGACGCGCGAGTGGCAGCTGACCGCCATCTCGGCGGGCATCGTCTTCATCGTGGTGCTCGTGGTGCTGGCGATGTTCGCCCTCACGTTCAAGGACGACGAGGCGATCGACCCGCGCGACGAATCGCCCGACCCCGGCGAGGAGCCCCCCGGCCACTGA
- a CDS encoding DUF308 domain-containing protein, with translation MTDAAGAARGADRSWIAPLVRAGLALVGAVVITFSADHSTTFGLLVFGAWAIATGLVVGALQLRLEADRPTRTLLTVASVATVVSGLLALTVPAVLPMLSYVISVWAAVTGFLELFAGLRTRGWHAAARDRVAVGAFTAILAIVFLLLPPDNSVVAVGLFGAYLAMIGVFLAIGAFSMRWAANDRGASPDQADASPGAATKDD, from the coding sequence GTGACGGATGCCGCCGGGGCCGCGCGCGGCGCGGACCGCTCGTGGATCGCACCCCTCGTGCGGGCGGGCCTCGCCCTCGTCGGCGCCGTGGTGATCACCTTCTCCGCCGACCACTCGACGACGTTCGGGCTGCTCGTCTTCGGCGCCTGGGCGATCGCGACCGGGCTCGTGGTCGGCGCGCTGCAGCTGCGCCTCGAGGCCGATCGCCCGACGCGCACGCTGCTGACCGTCGCATCCGTCGCCACGGTCGTCTCGGGCCTCCTCGCGCTCACCGTGCCGGCCGTGCTGCCGATGCTCTCCTACGTGATCAGCGTCTGGGCCGCCGTGACCGGCTTCCTCGAGCTGTTCGCCGGCCTGCGCACCCGCGGGTGGCACGCCGCCGCGCGCGACCGCGTCGCCGTCGGCGCGTTCACCGCGATCCTCGCGATCGTCTTCCTGCTGCTGCCGCCCGACAACTCCGTCGTCGCCGTCGGCCTGTTCGGCGCCTACCTCGCCATGATCGGCGTGTTCCTCGCGATCGGGGCGTTCTCGATGCGCTGGGCCGCGAACGACCGCGGCGCCTCCCCCGACCAGGCGGACGCGTCCCCCGGCGCCGCCACGAAGGACGACTGA
- a CDS encoding ATP-dependent zinc protease family protein, with the protein MDEPPNSSTIAGWREWVALPGIGVPWIKAKLDTGARTSALHAFEVEEFTRNGVDHVRFGVHPWQETDADAVVVESPVHDRRSVRSSSGHVDERIVVLMDLVLLGRTMTAEVTLTNRDQMGFRMLVGREALRQGFLVDPGASFVGGRAPRAARRRNRGR; encoded by the coding sequence ATGGACGAACCCCCCAATTCAAGCACCATCGCAGGATGGCGCGAATGGGTTGCGCTCCCGGGCATCGGCGTGCCATGGATCAAGGCGAAGCTCGACACCGGCGCGCGCACGTCCGCCCTGCACGCGTTCGAGGTCGAGGAGTTCACGCGGAACGGCGTCGACCACGTGCGCTTCGGCGTGCACCCCTGGCAGGAGACCGACGCCGACGCCGTCGTCGTCGAGTCGCCGGTGCACGACCGGCGCTCGGTGCGCAGTTCCTCCGGCCACGTTGACGAGCGCATCGTCGTGCTCATGGACCTCGTGCTCCTCGGCCGCACCATGACCGCCGAGGTCACGCTCACCAACCGCGACCAGATGGGCTTCCGGATGCTCGTGGGCCGCGAGGCGCTCCGCCAGGGGTTCCTCGTCGACCCCGGGGCGTCGTTCGTCGGCGGGCGCGCGCCGCGTGCGGCGCGCCGCCGCAACCGCGGACGCTGA
- a CDS encoding RimK family alpha-L-glutamate ligase has product MKLAILSRAPHAYSTQRLRAAAQQRGHTVKVLNTLRFAIDLSGDEPDLQFRGKRLSDYDAILPRIGNSITYFGTAVVRQFEQMDVYTPNTANGITNSRDKLRASQILSRHGISMPATTFVRNRADVRPAIERVGGAPVVIKLLEGTQGIGVILAPEVKVAEAIIETLHSTKQNVLIQRFAAESRGRDIRALVVGDRVVAAMRRVASGDEFRSNVHRGGTVEPVELTPAYEQAAVRSAQIMGLRVAGVDMLEGNEGPLVMEVNSSPGLEGVETATKLDVAGAIIDYMANQVAFPEIDVRQRLTVSTGYGVAELVVHTGADIVGSKLGESGLPERDITVLTLHRGSNVVPNPKRSTVLEAGDRLLCFGKLEEMRSMIPERRRRRTKVRKLPKEPIPES; this is encoded by the coding sequence ATGAAACTCGCGATCCTGTCGCGCGCCCCGCACGCGTACTCGACCCAGCGCCTCCGCGCCGCCGCCCAGCAGCGCGGTCACACGGTCAAGGTGCTGAACACGCTCCGCTTCGCCATCGACCTCTCGGGCGACGAACCCGACCTGCAGTTCCGCGGCAAGCGCCTGAGCGACTACGACGCGATCCTGCCCCGCATCGGCAACTCGATCACGTACTTCGGCACGGCCGTGGTGCGCCAGTTCGAGCAGATGGACGTGTACACGCCGAACACCGCGAACGGCATCACGAACTCGCGCGACAAGCTGCGCGCCAGTCAGATCCTCTCGCGGCACGGCATCAGCATGCCGGCCACGACGTTCGTGCGGAACCGCGCCGACGTGCGCCCCGCGATCGAGCGGGTCGGCGGCGCCCCGGTCGTCATCAAGCTGCTCGAGGGCACGCAGGGCATCGGCGTGATCCTCGCGCCCGAGGTGAAGGTCGCCGAGGCGATCATCGAGACGCTGCACTCGACGAAGCAGAACGTGCTGATCCAGCGGTTCGCGGCGGAGAGCCGCGGGCGCGACATCCGCGCGCTCGTCGTGGGCGACCGCGTGGTCGCGGCCATGCGCCGCGTCGCCTCGGGCGACGAGTTCCGCTCCAACGTGCACCGCGGCGGCACGGTCGAGCCGGTCGAGCTGACGCCGGCCTACGAGCAGGCTGCCGTGCGGTCGGCGCAGATCATGGGCCTGCGGGTCGCGGGCGTCGACATGCTCGAGGGCAACGAGGGCCCGCTGGTGATGGAGGTCAACTCGTCGCCCGGGCTCGAGGGCGTCGAGACCGCGACGAAGCTCGACGTCGCGGGAGCGATCATCGACTACATGGCCAACCAGGTCGCCTTCCCCGAGATCGACGTGCGCCAGCGCCTCACCGTCTCGACGGGCTACGGCGTGGCCGAGCTCGTCGTGCACACCGGCGCCGACATCGTCGGGTCGAAGCTCGGCGAGTCGGGCCTGCCGGAGCGCGACATCACGGTGCTGACCCTGCACCGCGGCTCGAACGTGGTGCCGAACCCGAAGCGGAGCACCGTGCTCGAGGCGGGCGACCGGCTGCTCTGCTTCGGCAAGCTCGAGGAGATGCGCTCGATGATCCCCGAGCGACGCCGCCGTCGCACGAAGGTGCGCAAGCTCCCGAAGGAGCCCATCCCCGAGTCGTGA